From the Synechococcus sp. HK01-R genome, one window contains:
- a CDS encoding methyltransferase domain-containing protein, with product MRDSPHWQQDVLHEFSRAAPSYDAHARLQRAVAWRLAALCQRLPIRRGLWVDLGSGTGLLAEALEALHPGQRLTRLDGSQAMLTMQPAGSATLLWRLQDGLPPWQEPPRLLASSFCLHWLEQPDLQLVHWYRALAPGDWLAVALPVEGSFPQWHAAARVSGERCSAHTFPNPQDLVANLPVEAIQHNRCYRFSQQASSAVSLLRPMRQIGAGSSPCTPLGVGGWRRLERCWPDRNSNGQIRLTWLIQILLLRR from the coding sequence TTGAGGGATTCGCCCCACTGGCAGCAGGACGTGCTGCATGAATTCAGCCGGGCGGCGCCGTCCTATGACGCCCACGCACGGCTGCAGCGGGCTGTCGCCTGGCGTCTGGCGGCGCTCTGCCAGCGCCTCCCGATTCGCCGCGGCTTATGGGTGGATCTGGGTTCCGGCACCGGACTGCTTGCGGAGGCCCTGGAGGCCCTTCATCCCGGACAGCGACTCACCCGACTTGATGGGAGCCAGGCGATGCTGACCATGCAGCCGGCCGGAAGCGCCACCCTGCTGTGGCGCCTTCAGGACGGACTGCCCCCTTGGCAAGAGCCACCGCGGTTGTTGGCTTCCAGCTTTTGTCTTCACTGGCTTGAGCAGCCCGATCTGCAGCTGGTGCACTGGTACAGGGCCCTCGCCCCTGGCGACTGGCTGGCGGTTGCCCTGCCCGTGGAGGGCAGCTTTCCCCAGTGGCACGCAGCGGCAAGAGTGAGTGGGGAGCGCTGCTCAGCTCACACCTTCCCCAACCCGCAGGATTTGGTCGCCAACCTGCCAGTCGAGGCGATTCAGCACAACAGGTGCTACCGCTTTAGCCAGCAGGCCTCCAGCGCCGTTTCGCTGCTTCGGCCCATGCGCCAAATCGGCGCCGGCAGCTCCCCCTGCACTCCCCTGGGGGTGGGCGGCTGGCGCCGCCTCGAACGGTGCTGGCCGGACCGCAACTCCAATGGCCAGATCAGACTCACCTGGTTGATCCAGATCCTGCTGCTCCGGCGATGA
- a CDS encoding aldo/keto reductase, whose product MSAALPTRRFGRTELPIPILSLGGMRFQQSWTDLEADAITAESQRQLEATLERAVACGLHHVETARHYGSSERQLGWALDRVPDRSRLLQTKVPPHDDPEVFEAELRLSAERLGGRRIDLLSIHGINRSEHLAQALRPGGCLEVVHRWQRDGRIGHVGFSTHGPTPLIEEAIASDAFDYVNLHWYFIRQDNEAAIAAAADHDMGVFIISPTDKGGHLHTPSVPMQELCAPLHPIVFNDLFCLRDPRVHTISVGAARPEDLDLHLEAVSLLDRASELVPPVEQHLERAAKEALGEPWLCSWRQGLPSWEDTPGEINLEVLLWLHGLVEAWGLEGYARARYGLLGKASHWFPGANADPLDQQVSEAELLSVLGASPWATQIPAILRSLRARVGGAEQQRLSSA is encoded by the coding sequence ATGAGCGCTGCGCTGCCGACGCGACGGTTCGGGCGGACCGAACTACCGATCCCGATTCTCTCTCTTGGAGGGATGCGTTTTCAGCAGAGCTGGACTGATCTTGAGGCTGATGCGATCACCGCTGAGTCTCAGCGACAACTCGAGGCCACCTTGGAGCGTGCCGTCGCCTGTGGCTTGCATCATGTGGAAACCGCTCGTCATTACGGCAGTTCCGAGCGCCAGCTGGGCTGGGCGCTCGACAGGGTGCCGGATCGGAGCCGCCTTCTTCAGACCAAGGTGCCGCCCCATGACGATCCAGAGGTTTTCGAAGCTGAGCTCCGACTGAGTGCGGAGCGCCTCGGAGGACGACGCATTGACCTCCTCTCCATCCATGGCATCAACCGTTCGGAACACCTCGCGCAAGCCCTGCGTCCTGGTGGCTGCCTTGAGGTTGTGCACCGTTGGCAGCGCGATGGCCGGATCGGCCATGTCGGCTTCTCCACCCATGGACCCACGCCGCTGATCGAGGAAGCGATCGCCAGTGACGCCTTTGATTACGTGAATTTGCACTGGTATTTCATTCGCCAGGACAACGAAGCGGCGATTGCAGCGGCGGCGGACCATGACATGGGGGTGTTCATCATCAGTCCCACCGACAAGGGAGGACATCTGCACACCCCTTCCGTGCCGATGCAGGAGCTCTGTGCGCCCTTGCATCCGATCGTCTTCAACGACCTCTTTTGCCTGAGGGATCCACGCGTGCACACCATCAGCGTCGGGGCCGCACGACCGGAAGACCTTGATCTACATCTCGAGGCCGTGTCGCTGCTGGACAGGGCTTCTGAACTCGTGCCCCCTGTGGAGCAGCATCTGGAGCGAGCGGCCAAGGAAGCCCTGGGTGAGCCTTGGTTGTGCAGCTGGCGCCAGGGCCTTCCCAGCTGGGAGGACACACCCGGAGAGATCAATCTGGAGGTGCTGCTCTGGCTCCATGGACTGGTGGAAGCCTGGGGCCTTGAGGGTTACGCCAGAGCCCGATACGGATTGCTCGGCAAAGCCAGCCATTGGTTTCCTGGCGCCAATGCTGACCCCCTTGACCAGCAGGTGTCGGAAGCCGAGCTGCTGAGCGTTTTGGGTGCCAGCCCCTGGGCGACGCAGATCCCCGCGATTCTTCGTTCCTTACGAGCGCGGGTGGGTGGAGCGGAGCAGCAGCGTCTATCGAGCGCCTAG
- a CDS encoding alpha/beta hydrolase: MADLPRQEVIAMHGWGGDSCAWEPWHRHFDRHGWHWQSGERGYGGRPLKQPQWHANSERRVLIGHSLGPHLVQATVLCQATDVVLLASFGRFIPTGAGGRALRTALNGMHAAIGTEGETAMLTTFLARAADPANPDALPSGPLKKGLSSEGRNRLRRDLERLSQTIGLPDGIPTQARVLVVEAGADAIVSSAASRQLLLDLQQKLQAAPEHWTLKDVGHALPVPDLVCRVQRWLDGAASS; the protein is encoded by the coding sequence ATGGCTGATCTGCCGAGGCAAGAGGTGATCGCCATGCACGGCTGGGGTGGAGACAGCTGCGCTTGGGAGCCCTGGCACCGCCACTTTGACCGCCATGGCTGGCACTGGCAAAGCGGAGAACGGGGCTATGGCGGACGTCCCCTTAAGCAGCCCCAATGGCATGCCAACAGCGAGCGTCGGGTCCTCATCGGCCATTCCCTCGGCCCTCATCTGGTCCAAGCGACTGTGCTGTGCCAAGCCACCGATGTGGTGCTTCTAGCCAGCTTCGGGAGATTCATCCCAACAGGTGCCGGAGGCCGCGCCCTGCGAACGGCCCTCAACGGCATGCATGCAGCCATTGGGACTGAGGGGGAAACCGCCATGCTCACGACCTTTCTCGCCCGGGCTGCCGATCCAGCGAACCCCGATGCACTGCCCAGCGGCCCCCTAAAGAAAGGTCTTAGCTCCGAAGGCCGAAACCGGTTGCGCCGCGATCTCGAACGGCTCAGCCAGACCATCGGCCTGCCAGACGGCATCCCCACCCAGGCGAGAGTGCTCGTCGTGGAGGCTGGTGCCGATGCGATCGTCTCGTCAGCCGCCAGTCGCCAATTGCTGCTGGATCTGCAACAGAAACTGCAGGCCGCTCCTGAACATTGGACCCTGAAGGATGTGGGCCATGCCTTACCAGTTCCTGACCTGGTCTGCAGGGTGCAGCGCTGGCTGGATGGAGCAGCCTCATCTTGA
- a CDS encoding 8-amino-7-oxononanoate synthase, which produces MESLPPARRRQLRTWVPAPGSARLQAHGSQAESDPLLDLASNDYLGLNRHPVLIAAAQAELERSGVGAGGSRLVSGSRPVHGALEAELADWLGRDRVLLFPSGFQANLAAISALADRHCTVLADRLIHHSLLVGVQASGARLKRFAHNDLNAVKELLESCRNRNPDQPLLVVTESLFSMEGTSPALMELTALCRQHRARLLVDEAHALGVLGPAGRGLAYGLEGVTMISGTFGKAFGSGGAFLATDTKLGEVLLQSSGAFRYTTALAPPLVAAALAALKLIRHHPDWGQQLVERSILWRDHLQAAGWQRPSGCGPILPLIVGADQAALDRQHQLEKAGLLTVAIRPPTVPEGTARLRLVLHRDLPDETLEVLLRALADG; this is translated from the coding sequence ATGGAGAGCCTGCCCCCAGCCCGTCGCCGTCAGCTGCGCACCTGGGTCCCCGCACCTGGGAGCGCCAGGCTGCAAGCGCATGGCTCTCAAGCGGAGAGCGACCCACTCCTTGATCTAGCCAGCAACGATTATCTAGGGCTCAACCGACACCCCGTTCTGATCGCTGCCGCCCAAGCGGAGCTCGAGCGCAGTGGAGTCGGTGCCGGAGGGTCCCGACTCGTGAGCGGAAGCCGGCCAGTTCATGGCGCATTGGAAGCGGAGCTCGCCGACTGGCTGGGGAGGGATCGGGTGCTGCTCTTCCCCAGCGGCTTTCAGGCCAATCTTGCGGCCATTTCCGCCCTGGCGGATCGCCACTGCACCGTGCTGGCGGATCGCCTGATCCACCACTCCCTGCTGGTCGGGGTGCAGGCCAGCGGCGCACGGTTGAAACGCTTCGCCCACAACGACCTCAACGCAGTGAAGGAGCTGCTCGAATCCTGCCGAAACAGAAACCCTGACCAACCGCTGCTGGTGGTCACGGAAAGCCTGTTCAGCATGGAGGGCACCAGCCCAGCCCTGATGGAGCTGACGGCTCTCTGCCGCCAGCACCGGGCGCGCCTGCTGGTGGATGAGGCCCATGCCCTGGGAGTTCTTGGTCCAGCCGGGCGCGGCCTCGCCTACGGCCTGGAGGGCGTGACGATGATCAGCGGCACGTTTGGCAAAGCGTTCGGAAGCGGCGGTGCCTTCCTGGCCACTGATACCAAGCTGGGGGAGGTCCTGCTGCAGAGCAGCGGCGCCTTCCGCTACACCACTGCCCTTGCGCCTCCACTGGTCGCTGCAGCATTGGCGGCCCTCAAGCTGATCCGTCACCATCCCGACTGGGGTCAGCAACTGGTGGAGAGAAGCATCCTTTGGCGGGACCATCTCCAGGCCGCAGGCTGGCAGCGGCCTAGCGGTTGCGGGCCGATCCTGCCCCTGATCGTGGGGGCCGACCAGGCGGCACTCGATCGGCAGCATCAACTGGAGAAGGCAGGCCTGCTCACCGTGGCGATCCGCCCTCCCACCGTGCCCGAGGGAACGGCCCGCCTGCGGCTTGTGCTGCACCGCGACCTCCCCGATGAGACATTGGAGGTACTGCTGAGGGCGCTGGCGGATGGCTGA
- a CDS encoding J domain-containing protein encodes MAENRTLYDLLGVDPGVDASGLRQAFRRRSKALHPDTTQLPAEQASREFQQLCEAYAQLADPRRRACYDAGLQEPVAPVQRVTASASGAGWGRIGERRPLSGGEWLSIVLLLGALLLCLVLGLGMGWRRGVQLQVAPSWMLQEQTWSDSESSRSDVLPAPGPDAAQSALPSLP; translated from the coding sequence GTGGCTGAGAACCGGACCCTCTACGACCTGCTGGGGGTTGATCCAGGAGTGGATGCAAGCGGTCTTCGTCAGGCTTTTCGTCGTCGAAGCAAGGCGCTGCACCCTGACACCACCCAGTTGCCTGCGGAGCAGGCCTCCCGCGAGTTTCAGCAGCTATGCGAGGCCTATGCGCAGCTGGCAGATCCCCGCCGCCGCGCCTGTTACGACGCCGGATTGCAGGAACCAGTCGCCCCTGTGCAACGCGTAACGGCATCGGCTTCAGGGGCTGGATGGGGGCGGATCGGTGAGCGACGTCCTCTCTCCGGGGGCGAGTGGTTGTCGATCGTGCTGCTGCTTGGGGCTCTGCTGCTCTGTCTCGTGCTTGGCCTTGGGATGGGATGGCGTCGGGGGGTGCAGCTGCAGGTCGCGCCCAGCTGGATGCTGCAGGAGCAGACTTGGTCTGATTCAGAGTCCTCCCGCAGTGATGTCCTCCCTGCCCCCGGGCCAGACGCCGCTCAATCAGCACTCCCTTCGCTCCCTTGA
- a CDS encoding RNA helicase produces MAETDTQAAEPASVGSPDPARIFPFPLDAFQLEAIDALNQGHSVVVSAPTGSGKTLVGEYAIYRAMAHGQKVFYTTPLKALSNQKLRDFRRQFGAENVGLMTGDLSVNREASIVVMTTEIFRNMLYAEADEHDDPLADVEAVVLDECHYMNDSQRGTVWEESIIHCPPAVQLVALSATVANAGQLTDWIERVHGPTRLVLSDFRPVPLQFSFCSAKGLHPLLNEEGTGLHPNCKVWRAPKGSKRKGRSPKPPQPEPPPISFVVAQMAERDMLPAIYFIFSRRGCDKAVRDLGVQCLVSDAEQARIRSRLKAYASANPEAVRDGLHADALLRGIAAHHAGVLPAWKELIEELFQEGLVKVVFATETLAAGINMPARSTVIAALSKRTERGHRPLMASEFLQMAGRAGRRGLDSQGYVVTVQSRFEGVREAGQLATSPADPLVSQFNPSYGMVLNLLQRHDLAKARELVERSFGRYLASLDLVEEEEILTQLRLQLGQLQGTAGDVPWEDFEDYEKRRARLREERRLLRILQQQAEETLAHELTLALQFASVGTLVSLKAPQLRGAVTPAVIVDKQDGPGQFPLLLCLTHDNVWLLLPCQAVVSLHAELSCLQVHGVEAPELRRSGELRHGDQRSGGLALAVGHIAQRHDMTTPQYDLAGEVLSQARLVQELEADLEAHPAHRWGDRRQLKKHRRRMEELELEISERQQLLHHRANRHWETFLALIEILQHFGCLDDLEPTEIGRTVAALRGDNELWLGLALMSGHLDDLPPAELAAVFEAISTEVNRPDLWSGFPPPPRAEEALHDLMGIRRELLRAQERAQVVVPAWWEPELMGLVEAWARGTAWNDLIANTSLDEGDVVRIMRRTVDLLAQVPYCEAISEQLRSHARQALKAINRFPVAEADDLLKAAAAESGGLNPATERAA; encoded by the coding sequence ATGGCGGAAACCGATACCCAGGCTGCTGAGCCCGCGAGCGTGGGGTCGCCAGATCCGGCGCGGATCTTTCCCTTCCCCCTGGATGCCTTTCAGCTGGAGGCGATCGATGCCCTGAATCAGGGGCATTCGGTTGTCGTGAGTGCCCCCACCGGCTCCGGTAAGACGCTCGTCGGTGAATATGCCATCTATCGGGCGATGGCCCACGGCCAGAAGGTTTTTTACACCACGCCTCTCAAGGCGCTTTCCAACCAGAAACTGCGTGATTTCCGCAGGCAGTTTGGGGCGGAGAACGTCGGTTTGATGACCGGTGATCTCAGCGTCAACCGGGAGGCCTCCATCGTGGTGATGACCACCGAGATCTTCCGCAACATGCTCTATGCGGAAGCGGACGAGCATGACGATCCGCTTGCGGATGTTGAGGCGGTGGTGCTCGATGAATGCCACTACATGAACGATTCCCAGCGGGGCACGGTCTGGGAGGAGTCGATCATTCACTGCCCGCCAGCGGTCCAGTTGGTGGCCCTGTCGGCCACGGTGGCCAATGCCGGTCAGCTGACCGATTGGATTGAGCGGGTGCATGGACCCACCCGTCTGGTGCTGAGTGATTTCAGGCCGGTGCCGCTTCAGTTCAGTTTCTGCAGTGCCAAGGGACTGCATCCCTTGCTGAATGAGGAAGGGACCGGACTGCATCCCAATTGCAAGGTTTGGCGCGCTCCGAAGGGCAGCAAACGCAAAGGACGCTCCCCGAAACCTCCCCAGCCGGAGCCACCACCGATCAGCTTCGTCGTGGCCCAGATGGCGGAGCGCGACATGCTTCCCGCGATTTACTTCATCTTCAGCCGCAGGGGGTGCGATAAGGCGGTGCGCGATCTGGGGGTGCAATGTCTGGTGAGCGATGCCGAGCAGGCTCGAATCCGATCTCGTCTCAAGGCCTATGCCAGCGCCAATCCGGAGGCGGTCCGTGATGGCTTGCATGCCGATGCCCTGCTTCGTGGCATCGCGGCCCACCATGCCGGCGTGCTTCCCGCCTGGAAGGAGCTGATCGAGGAGCTGTTCCAGGAGGGGTTGGTGAAGGTGGTCTTCGCCACGGAAACCCTGGCGGCGGGGATCAACATGCCGGCGCGCAGCACGGTGATTGCAGCCCTGTCGAAACGCACTGAACGGGGCCACCGGCCGCTGATGGCCAGTGAATTTCTGCAAATGGCCGGCCGGGCCGGCCGGCGTGGCCTTGACTCCCAGGGGTATGTGGTGACGGTGCAGAGCCGGTTCGAGGGGGTGCGCGAGGCAGGACAACTGGCCACCAGTCCAGCCGATCCGCTGGTGAGTCAGTTCAACCCCAGCTATGGGATGGTGCTCAATCTCTTGCAACGCCATGATCTCGCCAAGGCGAGGGAGCTCGTGGAGCGCAGCTTCGGGCGCTATCTGGCGAGCCTGGATTTGGTGGAGGAGGAGGAGATCCTCACCCAGCTCAGGCTTCAGCTGGGTCAGTTGCAGGGCACAGCTGGGGATGTGCCTTGGGAAGACTTCGAGGATTACGAGAAGCGTCGGGCCCGATTGCGGGAGGAGCGGCGTCTGTTGAGGATCCTGCAGCAGCAGGCGGAGGAGACCCTGGCCCATGAGCTGACGTTGGCTTTGCAGTTCGCCAGTGTCGGCACCCTGGTGAGTCTTAAGGCCCCGCAGTTGCGGGGCGCGGTGACGCCAGCGGTGATCGTCGATAAGCAGGACGGTCCTGGTCAGTTCCCCCTGCTGCTTTGCCTCACCCACGACAATGTCTGGCTGCTGCTGCCTTGCCAGGCTGTGGTGAGCTTGCATGCGGAGCTGAGCTGCCTGCAGGTGCATGGGGTTGAGGCCCCTGAACTGCGTCGATCGGGTGAGCTCCGCCATGGGGATCAACGCAGTGGCGGTCTGGCACTCGCCGTGGGCCATATCGCCCAACGCCATGACATGACCACTCCTCAGTACGACCTGGCCGGAGAGGTTCTCTCCCAGGCCCGTCTTGTGCAGGAGCTGGAGGCCGACCTCGAGGCTCACCCGGCGCACCGCTGGGGGGATCGCCGCCAGCTCAAGAAGCATCGGCGCCGCATGGAGGAGCTGGAGTTGGAGATCAGCGAGCGTCAGCAGCTGCTTCATCACCGCGCCAACCGCCACTGGGAAACCTTCCTGGCCTTGATCGAAATCCTGCAGCACTTCGGCTGCCTCGATGATCTGGAACCCACCGAGATAGGCCGCACCGTGGCGGCTCTGCGGGGAGATAACGAACTGTGGTTGGGCCTGGCTCTGATGAGTGGCCATCTCGATGATCTGCCGCCAGCGGAACTTGCGGCTGTGTTTGAGGCGATCAGTACGGAGGTCAATCGCCCTGATTTATGGAGCGGATTCCCACCGCCGCCTCGGGCAGAGGAGGCACTCCACGATCTGATGGGAATCCGTCGCGAGTTGCTTCGGGCCCAGGAGCGCGCCCAGGTGGTGGTGCCTGCTTGGTGGGAGCCGGAGCTGATGGGGCTGGTGGAGGCCTGGGCGCGCGGCACGGCCTGGAACGATCTGATCGCCAATACCTCCCTGGACGAGGGTGATGTGGTGCGGATCATGCGGCGCACCGTGGATTTGCTGGCGCAGGTGCCCTACTGCGAGGCGATCAGCGAGCAGCTGCGTAGCCACGCTCGCCAGGCGCTCAAAGCGATCAACCGCTTCCCGGTGGCCGAAGCTGATGATCTGCTGAAGGCCGCGGCGGCGGAATCCGGAGGATTGAACCCAGCCACGGAACGGGCTGCCTGA
- a CDS encoding ferredoxin yields the protein MSLPFDPSAAYRATVDGGDQRSGDEPLLGGALRERAVWVDEAVCIGCRYCAHVASNTFSIEPRLGRSRAIRQDGDSTERIQEAIETCPVDCIHWVGFEELDGLRARLEATELLPLGLPSPARPRRQLPRSSGP from the coding sequence GTGTCATTGCCCTTTGACCCCTCTGCGGCCTATCGCGCCACCGTTGACGGTGGCGATCAGCGCAGTGGTGATGAGCCTCTTCTCGGAGGGGCGTTGCGCGAGCGTGCTGTGTGGGTGGATGAGGCCGTTTGTATCGGCTGTCGTTACTGCGCCCATGTGGCGTCGAACACTTTCTCGATCGAGCCCCGACTGGGCCGATCCCGTGCGATTCGACAGGACGGCGACAGCACGGAACGGATCCAGGAGGCGATTGAGACCTGCCCAGTGGATTGCATTCACTGGGTTGGCTTTGAGGAGCTCGATGGTCTGCGGGCCCGCCTTGAGGCAACGGAACTGCTTCCCCTAGGGCTTCCTTCTCCAGCCAGGCCCCGACGGCAGTTGCCCCGATCTTCAGGCCCATGA
- the bioD gene encoding dethiobiotin synthase → MTERPCPGPRLVVCGTDTDVGKTVVSALLVQGLEARYWKPVQSGLEQGGDRDWLVNLLHLPPERWLPEAYAFQAPVSPHWAAEMENQEIDPERLSPPNQDQCPLVIETAGGLHVPLTRTWRQIDQLERWQLPVLLVARSGLGTLNHSLLSLEALNRRSIPVLGLILNGPIHPDNPRTLEELAGVPVLAQLPPLAPLNAQALAEQWRIQGLGPKFERILNEQDCPQ, encoded by the coding sequence ATGACTGAACGCCCTTGCCCAGGCCCCCGTCTGGTGGTCTGCGGCACCGACACCGACGTGGGCAAGACAGTAGTGAGCGCCCTGCTGGTGCAGGGACTGGAAGCCCGCTACTGGAAACCGGTGCAAAGCGGCCTGGAGCAGGGCGGTGATCGCGACTGGTTGGTGAACCTGCTGCACCTTCCGCCGGAGCGCTGGCTGCCAGAGGCCTACGCCTTTCAGGCCCCTGTCTCTCCCCACTGGGCCGCGGAGATGGAGAACCAAGAGATCGATCCCGAACGGCTGTCCCCCCCGAACCAAGACCAATGTCCGCTGGTCATCGAAACCGCCGGTGGTCTTCATGTGCCACTCACACGCACATGGCGACAAATCGACCAGCTGGAACGCTGGCAGTTACCTGTGCTGCTGGTGGCCCGCAGCGGCCTGGGCACTCTCAACCACTCCTTGCTCAGCCTGGAGGCCCTCAACCGACGGAGCATTCCGGTGTTGGGACTCATCCTCAACGGCCCAATCCATCCCGATAACCCCCGCACCCTGGAGGAGCTAGCCGGGGTGCCTGTACTGGCCCAGTTACCCCCATTAGCACCGCTGAATGCCCAGGCCCTGGCGGAGCAATGGCGCATTCAGGGACTGGGCCCTAAGTTCGAACGGATTCTTAATGAGCAGGACTGCCCCCAATGA
- a CDS encoding DUF3143 domain-containing protein, whose translation MSSLPPGQTPLNQHSLRSLELWLEGLGALRSEEDPCLWCWTQPDWSAEIRLDQEELWVSWQSPGQDAQRRFSYGLSRLDVEAAMRAGP comes from the coding sequence ATGTCCTCCCTGCCCCCGGGCCAGACGCCGCTCAATCAGCACTCCCTTCGCTCCCTTGAGCTCTGGCTTGAGGGGCTTGGGGCCCTACGCAGTGAGGAAGACCCCTGTCTTTGGTGTTGGACGCAGCCTGATTGGTCTGCCGAGATTCGTCTTGACCAGGAGGAGCTTTGGGTGAGCTGGCAGTCTCCGGGGCAGGACGCTCAGCGCAGGTTTTCCTACGGCTTGTCTCGTCTGGATGTCGAGGCGGCCATGAGGGCCGGTCCTTGA
- a CDS encoding bile acid:sodium symporter family protein has product MPPRLLERFTLLFPCWTLLAAGLALALPGLFAWVAGPVIVWSLAVIMLGMGLGLEPADFRRVLTRPRPALLGVLLQFVVMPSLAALVAWGLRLEPPLAVGLILVGCCPGGTASNVVALIARADVALSVVMTSLSTVLAVGLTPLLSSILAGRYVPVDGWSLLANVLQVVLIPVAVGVLLKQGRPGLARRIEPLMPPVAVLAIALIVAGIIGAQREALLTQGFLLLLATLLLHGSGFLLGLVLPVLLGESRRAARTISIEVGMQNSGLAVVLARSGGFTSPLTALPGAISAVVHSLMGSALAAWWRKRP; this is encoded by the coding sequence ATGCCACCCCGGCTGCTGGAGCGCTTCACCCTGCTTTTCCCATGCTGGACCTTGCTGGCGGCCGGTCTCGCCCTGGCGTTGCCGGGCTTGTTCGCTTGGGTTGCAGGTCCGGTGATCGTGTGGTCCCTGGCCGTGATCATGCTCGGCATGGGTCTAGGGCTGGAGCCTGCCGATTTCCGTCGGGTCCTGACTCGGCCGCGGCCAGCCCTGCTGGGTGTGCTGCTGCAGTTTGTGGTGATGCCGTCTCTGGCGGCATTGGTGGCCTGGGGCCTGCGTTTGGAACCACCGCTTGCCGTCGGCTTGATTCTGGTCGGCTGTTGCCCAGGGGGCACCGCTAGCAACGTGGTCGCTTTGATCGCTCGCGCGGATGTGGCGCTCTCGGTGGTGATGACGTCCCTCAGCACCGTTTTGGCGGTGGGTCTTACACCGCTGCTGAGCAGCATTTTGGCGGGCCGCTATGTGCCTGTGGATGGCTGGTCGCTTCTGGCCAATGTGCTCCAGGTGGTGTTGATTCCGGTGGCTGTTGGGGTGTTGCTCAAGCAGGGGCGTCCAGGATTGGCTCGGCGGATCGAGCCGCTGATGCCCCCAGTTGCTGTGTTAGCGATCGCCTTGATCGTTGCTGGAATCATCGGTGCCCAGCGGGAGGCCCTGCTCACTCAGGGCTTTCTGTTGCTGCTGGCCACCCTTCTGCTCCATGGCAGTGGTTTTCTCCTGGGTCTGGTGTTGCCGGTTCTGCTCGGGGAGTCTCGACGGGCAGCACGCACCATCAGCATCGAGGTGGGCATGCAGAACTCGGGTCTGGCGGTGGTGCTGGCTCGAAGCGGAGGATTCACCAGCCCCCTCACCGCCCTCCCAGGGGCTATCTCCGCCGTGGTTCATTCCCTGATGGGCAGTGCGCTGGCGGCCTGGTGGCGGAAGCGTCCCTAG
- a CDS encoding DUF1257 domain-containing protein — MSHFSTVRTELRQRDPLMAALRDLGYEPESGSRPVRGYRGQTVDADLAVKMTEGSDLGFRWNASTGSYELVTDLDLWRQPIPVERFLQRLTQRYALHTVLSASVEEGFALSEQTTTQDGSIELVVTRWDA; from the coding sequence ATGTCTCACTTCAGCACGGTTCGTACGGAGCTTCGTCAGCGCGATCCGCTGATGGCTGCGCTTCGCGATCTTGGCTACGAGCCCGAGTCGGGCTCCCGCCCTGTGCGCGGTTACCGCGGTCAGACCGTTGATGCTGATTTGGCGGTCAAGATGACCGAAGGCTCTGACTTGGGCTTTCGTTGGAATGCTTCAACCGGCAGCTACGAGCTGGTGACCGATCTCGACCTCTGGCGCCAGCCCATTCCCGTTGAGCGCTTTCTCCAGCGCCTGACCCAGCGCTATGCCCTTCACACCGTGCTCAGCGCCAGTGTTGAGGAAGGTTTTGCGCTGAGTGAGCAAACGACCACTCAGGATGGATCGATTGAGTTGGTGGTGACCCGCTGGGACGCCTGA
- the rsmG gene encoding 16S rRNA (guanine(527)-N(7))-methyltransferase RsmG: MPNPSRFDRPEQDLWEALGWTPSARQLEQFIRLQQELKEWNSRVNLTRLLEGADFWIAQVFDSLWPLQRELQTPDAPLDCIDVGTGGGFPGLAVAIALPGARLTLVDSVGRKTSAVLAMARSLELADRVQVRTERIERTGQDPHCRGQFDRAMARAVASAPVVAEYLVPLLREEGEALLYRGRWTPEDELQLQGALKPLRANLAERQHCELPADKGPRHLLRLRPQARCPATYPRAIGIPAKLPLGLDLN; the protein is encoded by the coding sequence ATGCCGAACCCGTCCCGTTTCGATCGACCGGAACAGGATCTCTGGGAGGCCCTGGGCTGGACACCTTCAGCCCGACAACTGGAGCAGTTCATCCGGCTGCAGCAGGAGCTGAAGGAATGGAACAGCAGGGTGAACCTGACCCGACTGCTCGAAGGAGCTGATTTTTGGATTGCTCAGGTCTTTGACAGTCTCTGGCCCCTCCAAAGGGAACTGCAGACGCCAGATGCGCCCCTGGACTGCATCGATGTGGGCACCGGCGGGGGGTTTCCTGGACTGGCCGTCGCCATCGCCCTCCCCGGCGCCCGGCTCACACTCGTGGATTCCGTCGGTCGCAAGACCTCAGCGGTGCTGGCGATGGCCCGCAGCCTCGAGCTTGCTGATCGCGTCCAAGTACGCACGGAACGGATCGAACGCACCGGCCAAGATCCACACTGCCGTGGCCAGTTCGATCGAGCCATGGCCCGTGCCGTGGCCTCAGCTCCTGTGGTTGCCGAATACCTGGTTCCCCTCCTGCGAGAGGAAGGGGAGGCCCTGCTGTATCGCGGTCGCTGGACGCCGGAGGATGAGCTGCAGCTTCAGGGCGCCCTCAAGCCCCTTCGGGCGAACCTTGCGGAACGTCAGCACTGCGAGCTGCCAGCCGACAAAGGGCCGCGCCATCTATTGCGTCTACGTCCCCAGGCCAGATGCCCTGCCACCTACCCAAGAGCCATCGGGATACCGGCCAAACTGCCCTTGGGTCTCGACCTGAACTAG